A genomic segment from Nocardia cyriacigeorgica GUH-2 encodes:
- a CDS encoding ABC transporter permease: MAATHTPPLLRPLRALALPARLLAETGHKIFFLVRALAAIPLALRNYSREVLRLIADISWGNGTLVAGGGTAGVMLAMCAFGGMTVGIEAYTNLDILGIGQVTGAISALGSTREIAPILATQAFIVQAGCRFTAQLGAMRVSEEIDALESIAIRPMPYLVTTRIIASVIVAIPLYVAALAVSFISTALTVAVVGDVSDGTYQHYFQIFAVPTDLFYSILKVIVLVTLSIFIQCYYGYFATGGPEGVGVAAGRAIRLSIIVIVSANLVMSLAIWGTAVGSARLSG, from the coding sequence ATGGCCGCGACACATACTCCACCGCTGCTGCGCCCGCTGCGCGCGCTCGCCCTGCCCGCGCGGCTGCTGGCCGAAACCGGGCACAAGATCTTCTTCCTGGTCCGGGCGCTGGCCGCCATTCCGCTCGCACTGCGCAACTATTCGCGCGAGGTGCTGCGACTGATCGCCGATATCTCCTGGGGCAACGGCACGCTGGTCGCCGGCGGCGGCACCGCGGGCGTCATGCTGGCCATGTGCGCCTTCGGCGGGATGACGGTCGGCATCGAGGCCTACACCAACCTCGACATTCTCGGCATCGGCCAGGTCACCGGCGCGATCTCCGCCCTCGGTAGTACCAGGGAGATCGCCCCGATTCTGGCGACGCAGGCGTTCATCGTGCAGGCGGGCTGCCGGTTCACCGCTCAGCTCGGTGCGATGCGGGTCTCGGAGGAGATCGACGCACTGGAATCGATCGCGATCCGCCCGATGCCGTACCTGGTGACGACCCGGATCATCGCCAGCGTCATCGTCGCGATTCCGTTGTATGTCGCCGCGCTGGCGGTGTCGTTCATTTCCACCGCCCTCACCGTCGCGGTGGTCGGTGACGTCTCCGACGGCACCTATCAGCACTACTTCCAGATCTTCGCCGTGCCGACGGATCTGTTCTATTCGATCCTCAAGGTGATCGTGCTGGTGACGCTGAGCATCTTCATCCAGTGCTACTACGGGTACTTCGCGACCGGCGGACCCGAAGGCGTCGGTGTGGCGGCGGGCCGGGCGATCCGGCTGTCGATCATCGTCATCGTCAGCGCGAATCTGGTGATGTCGCTGGCGATCTGGGGTACCGCTGTCGGTTCGGCACGGTTGTCCGGATAA
- a CDS encoding AAA family ATPase has product MDQRSVPEAAIIRQALDEIGRVIVGKQQAVQSIMAAVLAGGHVLIEDLPGLGKTTIARTFAAVLGLETTRVQFTPDLLPADLVGATVYNAAAGRFEYRPGPIVTNVLIADEINRTPPKTQSALLEAMAEGQVSTDGVTRPLPAPFLVIATQNPIEHEGTYPLPEAQLDRFAMCLGLGYSTAAQEKALLRQRMSAAGGFRPRQIADAATVDRLRAATSRVDVDDDILDYIVALVRATRTHVQVEVGASPRAELDLLQVARAHALLQGRDFVIPEDVKTVAPEVVSHRVSLRPEAWMRRIRGRTIVAEVLSRTPAPRLREAAASAAGALGLAGAVDSR; this is encoded by the coding sequence GTGGACCAACGATCGGTTCCGGAAGCGGCGATCATCCGCCAGGCCCTCGACGAGATCGGCCGGGTGATCGTCGGTAAGCAGCAGGCGGTGCAGTCGATCATGGCCGCCGTCCTCGCCGGTGGGCATGTACTGATCGAGGATCTGCCGGGCCTCGGGAAGACGACGATCGCGCGCACCTTCGCGGCCGTGCTCGGGCTCGAGACCACCCGCGTGCAGTTCACTCCCGACCTCCTGCCTGCCGATCTGGTCGGCGCCACCGTCTACAACGCCGCGGCCGGGCGGTTCGAATACCGGCCCGGCCCGATCGTCACCAATGTGCTGATCGCCGACGAAATCAACCGCACCCCACCGAAAACCCAGTCGGCGCTGCTGGAAGCCATGGCCGAAGGGCAGGTCAGCACCGATGGGGTCACCAGGCCGCTGCCCGCGCCGTTCCTGGTGATCGCGACGCAGAATCCGATCGAGCACGAGGGGACCTACCCGCTACCGGAGGCGCAGCTCGATCGATTCGCGATGTGCCTCGGCCTCGGGTATTCGACCGCGGCCCAGGAGAAGGCCCTGCTGCGCCAGCGCATGAGCGCTGCGGGTGGGTTCCGGCCGCGGCAGATCGCCGACGCGGCCACCGTCGACCGGCTGCGCGCCGCGACGAGCCGAGTGGACGTCGACGACGACATCCTCGACTACATCGTGGCGCTGGTGCGCGCCACCCGCACCCATGTGCAGGTCGAGGTCGGCGCCAGCCCGCGCGCCGAACTCGACCTGCTCCAGGTCGCCAGGGCACACGCCCTGCTGCAAGGCCGGGATTTCGTGATTCCCGAGGATGTGAAAACGGTTGCGCCCGAGGTGGTCTCGCATCGGGTGTCGCTGCGGCCGGAGGCGTGGATGCGGCGGATCCGGGGCCGCACCATCGTCGCCGAGGTGCTCTCGCGCACTCCGGCGCCCCGGTTGCGCGAGGCGGCCGCATCGGCCGCGGGCGCATTGGGCCTGGCCGGGGCGGTCGACAGCCGTTGA
- a CDS encoding DUF4129 domain-containing protein — MSEQAGRQAGTRRIAAAYPAGVLILVATTALAVRGEYPGGREDAADRTTDLSRQSSLPLVLLAAVALALVVLSLVSFLRRPARRVPMGPALPRSRKRRDLRELRDLVIGGALLILMLALPVGAGALIAQHLPAPVSRDSTEQEPTRSEDPVPAHRSATSEPTPLGMDEADLRVAATTAVALVLVAGGAVVVGKAKNWRGRTREPADSTVQAPALIRTALTRATANAAEEIADPEVAPREGILACYRAIERQFARTPRIAPNAADTPSEVLGRAVGCGIVGKATAATLVSLFAEARFSTHPMTEHDRARAVAALDSIRSELAGERDADR; from the coding sequence TTGAGCGAGCAGGCCGGTCGGCAGGCGGGGACGCGGCGCATCGCCGCGGCCTATCCGGCCGGTGTGCTGATCCTGGTCGCGACGACGGCGCTCGCGGTGCGCGGCGAATACCCGGGCGGGCGCGAAGACGCGGCCGATCGGACCACCGACCTGTCACGGCAATCATCGCTGCCGCTGGTGCTGCTCGCCGCCGTTGCGCTCGCGCTGGTGGTGTTGTCGCTGGTGTCGTTCCTCCGCCGTCCCGCGCGGCGGGTGCCGATGGGTCCGGCACTTCCGCGTTCCCGGAAACGTCGTGATCTCCGCGAACTCCGCGATCTCGTGATCGGCGGCGCACTGCTGATCCTGATGCTGGCCCTGCCGGTCGGTGCCGGAGCCCTGATCGCGCAGCACCTGCCGGCACCGGTATCCCGGGACAGCACCGAGCAGGAGCCCACTCGATCGGAAGACCCTGTGCCCGCTCACCGTTCGGCGACATCCGAGCCCACCCCGCTGGGTATGGACGAGGCCGACCTGCGGGTGGCGGCCACGACCGCGGTGGCTCTCGTGCTGGTCGCGGGCGGTGCCGTCGTAGTCGGGAAGGCCAAGAACTGGCGTGGCCGCACCCGCGAGCCTGCCGACTCAACGGTCCAGGCCCCGGCTCTGATACGCACCGCACTGACCCGCGCGACCGCGAATGCCGCAGAGGAGATCGCCGATCCGGAAGTGGCACCGCGCGAGGGCATCCTGGCCTGCTATCGCGCGATCGAGCGGCAGTTCGCCCGGACCCCACGCATCGCGCCGAACGCCGCCGATACGCCCTCGGAAGTCCTGGGACGAGCCGTCGGCTGCGGCATCGTCGGCAAGGCCACCGCGGCCACTCTGGTGTCGTTGTTCGCCGAAGCGCGGTTCAGCACGCATCCGATGACCGAGCACGACCGTGCGCGCGCAGTCGCCGCGCTCGACAGCATCAGGTCCGAGCTGGCAGGTGAGCGCGATGCTGATCGCTGA
- a CDS encoding DUF58 domain-containing protein — MTAERTVQNWRSAPPAIAIATTAAIIAALAILLARPQLVVFAAPLFGVVAAGRKSPEVLIAVHASDGPDRHIVRCVESESVELSLDIEARAGEAQVAASVLECPGLSIERQDREGNRLTVRVSADQPGKFPIRVEAVATANGGLLRGSVVLHTGDLYVYPLTAGAPMSPATTSVRHRLGMHPTRRTGTGTEFGGIRAYADGDDLRSINWRATARRASLQVTERRAEVGHDVVILFDDALRGDGRDDAFHRAIRGTAEIVRAALRAGDRVGVVCLDPAPRWVPARGGRQQFHEILTCLLDPGYPNCRRGSGTVAPPGAVPHGASVVAFSTLIDTGFALALIELRRRGSAVAAVDLLAADAPFSDEADALVGRLWTLERASMYRDMATIGVEVIGWQDGIRLGDALTGRLLAGRSPR, encoded by the coding sequence GTGACGGCGGAACGAACGGTGCAGAACTGGCGGTCGGCGCCACCGGCGATCGCGATCGCGACCACGGCGGCGATCATCGCGGCGTTGGCCATCCTGCTGGCGCGCCCGCAGCTTGTCGTCTTCGCCGCGCCCCTGTTCGGTGTGGTCGCGGCCGGACGGAAGTCACCCGAAGTGCTTATCGCAGTGCATGCTTCGGATGGGCCGGACCGGCACATCGTGCGCTGTGTGGAGTCCGAATCGGTCGAGCTGTCGCTCGATATCGAGGCTCGGGCGGGCGAGGCCCAGGTTGCCGCGTCGGTGCTCGAATGCCCCGGGCTGTCGATCGAGCGACAGGACCGAGAGGGCAACCGGCTGACGGTGCGCGTCTCGGCCGACCAGCCGGGAAAGTTCCCGATCAGGGTGGAAGCCGTCGCGACCGCCAATGGCGGGTTGCTGCGCGGGTCGGTGGTCCTGCACACCGGCGACCTGTACGTCTACCCGCTGACGGCCGGCGCGCCGATGTCCCCCGCCACCACCTCGGTCCGGCACCGCCTCGGCATGCATCCCACCCGGCGAACCGGTACCGGGACCGAATTCGGCGGCATCCGCGCCTACGCGGACGGCGACGACCTGCGCTCGATCAATTGGCGTGCGACCGCGCGCCGCGCGAGCCTCCAGGTGACCGAGCGTCGCGCCGAAGTCGGCCACGATGTGGTGATCCTGTTCGACGACGCCTTGCGGGGCGACGGTCGAGACGATGCCTTTCATCGCGCCATCCGAGGCACTGCCGAGATAGTCCGAGCGGCACTGCGGGCTGGTGATCGCGTCGGTGTGGTGTGTCTGGATCCCGCGCCGCGCTGGGTGCCCGCGCGCGGCGGACGTCAGCAATTCCACGAGATCCTCACCTGCCTGCTCGACCCTGGTTATCCGAATTGCCGTCGCGGTTCCGGCACGGTGGCTCCGCCGGGTGCGGTCCCGCACGGCGCTTCCGTCGTGGCGTTCTCCACACTCATCGACACCGGATTCGCGCTCGCCCTCATCGAATTGCGGCGTCGCGGCAGTGCGGTGGCGGCAGTCGATCTGCTGGCCGCGGACGCGCCGTTCTCCGACGAGGCCGATGCACTGGTCGGCCGGCTGTGGACGCTCGAGCGGGCGTCGATGTACCGCGATATGGCCACCATCGGGGTCGAGGTGATCGGCTGGCAGGACGGCATTCGCCTCGGCGACGCGCTGACCGGCCGGCTTCTCGCGGGACGGAGCCCACGATGA